In one Grus americana isolate bGruAme1 chromosome 1, bGruAme1.mat, whole genome shotgun sequence genomic region, the following are encoded:
- the GLT8D2 gene encoding glycosyltransferase 8 domain-containing protein 2 isoform X2, giving the protein MEEEIPVVICAAAGRMGAAIAAISSIYSNTEANVLFYIVGLKTTIPHIRKWIENSKLKEIKFKVVEFNPMVLKGKIRQDASRPELLQPLNFVRFYLPLLIQKHEKVIYLDDDIIVQGDIQELYDTKLAPGHAAAFSDDCDLPSTHEMVRSVGMQNTYMGFLDYRKQAIRDLGISPSTCSFNPGVIVANMTEWKHQRITKQLEKWMQRNVEENLYSSTLGGGVATSPMLIVFHGKYSAINPMWHIRHLGWSPDTRYSEHFLQEAKLLHWNGRYKPWDYPSVHTDLWENWFIPDPSGKFKLTRPDS; this is encoded by the exons atggaagaagaaattcCAGTCGTAATCTGTGCTGCTGCGGGCAGAATGGGTGCAGCTATAGCAGCAATCAGTAGCATCTACAGCAACACAGAGGCTAATGTTTTGTTCTACATAGTTGGGCTGAAGACTACCATCCCGCATATTCG AAAATGGATTGAAAATTCTAaactcaaagaaataaaatttaaggtTGTGGAATTCAACCCTATggtattaaaaggaaaaatcagacaAGATGCGTCGCGTCCTGAGCTACTGCAGCCT cTGAACTTCGTTCGATTTTATCTTCCTTTGCTTATCCAGAAACATGAGAAAGTAATATATTTGGACGATGATATCATTGTTCAAG GTGACATCCAGGAACTCTATGATACTAAGTTAGCACCTGGACATGCTGCAGCTTTTTCAGATGATTGTGACCTGCCTTCTACACATGAAATGGTTAGAAGTGTAGGGATGCAG aacACGTACATGGGATTCCTGGACtacagaaagcaagcaattaGAGATCTTGGCATCAGCCCCAGCACCTGTTCCTTTAATCCTGGAGTAATTGTGGCTAACATGACTGAATGGAAACATCAACGGATTACAAAGCAGTTGGAAAAGTGGATGCAAAGAAATGTAGA ggAAAACCTCTACAGCAGCACCCTTGGGGGAGGCGTGGCAACCTCTCCAATGCTGATTGTATTTCACGGAAAGTATTCCGCTATTAATCCGATGTGGCACATAAGGCATCTTG GTTGGAGTCCCGATACCCGTTACTCAGAGCATTTTCTTCAAGAAGCTAAATTACTTCATTGGAATGGGAGATATAAACCTTGGGACTATCCCAGCGTTCACACTGATCTCTGGGAAAACTGGTTTATTCCTGACCCTTCAGGGAAGTTCAAATTAACTCGTCCCGATAGCTGA
- the GLT8D2 gene encoding glycosyltransferase 8 domain-containing protein 2 isoform X1, whose amino-acid sequence MALLKKINQILLLLLVLTVCAILYNKVHQVPSALKNETVDLESPEEMEEEIPVVICAAAGRMGAAIAAISSIYSNTEANVLFYIVGLKTTIPHIRKWIENSKLKEIKFKVVEFNPMVLKGKIRQDASRPELLQPLNFVRFYLPLLIQKHEKVIYLDDDIIVQGDIQELYDTKLAPGHAAAFSDDCDLPSTHEMVRSVGMQNTYMGFLDYRKQAIRDLGISPSTCSFNPGVIVANMTEWKHQRITKQLEKWMQRNVEENLYSSTLGGGVATSPMLIVFHGKYSAINPMWHIRHLGWSPDTRYSEHFLQEAKLLHWNGRYKPWDYPSVHTDLWENWFIPDPSGKFKLTRPDS is encoded by the exons ATggctcttttaaagaaaa TTAACCAGATCTTACTGTTACTTCTTGTCTTAACTGTGTGTGCCATTCTGTATAACAAAGTTCACCAAGTGCCATCCGCATTAAAGAACGAAACAG TTGATTTGGAGAGTCCTgaggaaatggaagaagaaattcCAGTCGTAATCTGTGCTGCTGCGGGCAGAATGGGTGCAGCTATAGCAGCAATCAGTAGCATCTACAGCAACACAGAGGCTAATGTTTTGTTCTACATAGTTGGGCTGAAGACTACCATCCCGCATATTCG AAAATGGATTGAAAATTCTAaactcaaagaaataaaatttaaggtTGTGGAATTCAACCCTATggtattaaaaggaaaaatcagacaAGATGCGTCGCGTCCTGAGCTACTGCAGCCT cTGAACTTCGTTCGATTTTATCTTCCTTTGCTTATCCAGAAACATGAGAAAGTAATATATTTGGACGATGATATCATTGTTCAAG GTGACATCCAGGAACTCTATGATACTAAGTTAGCACCTGGACATGCTGCAGCTTTTTCAGATGATTGTGACCTGCCTTCTACACATGAAATGGTTAGAAGTGTAGGGATGCAG aacACGTACATGGGATTCCTGGACtacagaaagcaagcaattaGAGATCTTGGCATCAGCCCCAGCACCTGTTCCTTTAATCCTGGAGTAATTGTGGCTAACATGACTGAATGGAAACATCAACGGATTACAAAGCAGTTGGAAAAGTGGATGCAAAGAAATGTAGA ggAAAACCTCTACAGCAGCACCCTTGGGGGAGGCGTGGCAACCTCTCCAATGCTGATTGTATTTCACGGAAAGTATTCCGCTATTAATCCGATGTGGCACATAAGGCATCTTG GTTGGAGTCCCGATACCCGTTACTCAGAGCATTTTCTTCAAGAAGCTAAATTACTTCATTGGAATGGGAGATATAAACCTTGGGACTATCCCAGCGTTCACACTGATCTCTGGGAAAACTGGTTTATTCCTGACCCTTCAGGGAAGTTCAAATTAACTCGTCCCGATAGCTGA